In the genome of Streptomyces sp. NBC_00190, one region contains:
- a CDS encoding formylglycine-generating enzyme family protein: MLSCCTPGQGDAAPVALSLAPRPPAAAGQRAARRLVDLPGGHFLMGTDDPDSFPADGEGPVRQVAVDPFRIAPTTVTNAQFATFVKAAGHVTEAEHFGFSFVFGGFLAEDVAAVSQPVAAVPWWRAVPGASWRHPEGAGSSVTARQNHPVIHVSWNDAQAYCAWSGTRLPTEAEWEYAARGGLEQRRYPWGDDLTPGGRHMCNIWQGDFPTLNTAEDGYEGTAPAKSFRPNGFGLYNVVGNVWEWCADWFAPGAGRVMRGGSYLCHDSYCNRYRVAARSSNTPDSSTGNIGFRVAADSGAAAGTIRPS, encoded by the coding sequence ATGCTTTCCTGCTGCACCCCCGGACAGGGCGACGCCGCCCCCGTCGCGCTCTCCCTCGCGCCGCGGCCACCTGCCGCGGCCGGCCAGCGGGCCGCCCGGCGGCTCGTCGACCTTCCGGGCGGGCACTTCCTCATGGGCACCGACGACCCGGACTCCTTCCCGGCCGACGGCGAAGGGCCGGTACGCCAGGTCGCCGTCGACCCGTTCCGCATCGCGCCCACGACGGTGACCAACGCCCAGTTCGCCACCTTCGTCAAAGCCGCCGGCCACGTCACCGAAGCCGAACACTTCGGTTTCTCCTTCGTCTTCGGCGGCTTCCTGGCCGAGGACGTCGCCGCCGTCTCCCAACCCGTGGCGGCCGTCCCCTGGTGGCGGGCCGTCCCGGGCGCGAGCTGGCGGCACCCCGAGGGCGCCGGATCGTCCGTCACCGCACGCCAGAACCACCCCGTCATCCACGTCTCCTGGAACGACGCCCAGGCGTACTGCGCCTGGTCCGGCACCCGCCTGCCCACCGAGGCCGAATGGGAGTACGCGGCCCGCGGCGGGCTCGAGCAGCGGCGCTACCCGTGGGGTGACGACCTCACCCCCGGCGGCCGGCACATGTGCAACATCTGGCAGGGCGACTTCCCCACCCTGAACACCGCGGAGGACGGCTACGAGGGCACGGCACCGGCGAAGTCCTTCCGCCCCAACGGCTTCGGGCTCTACAACGTCGTCGGCAACGTATGGGAATGGTGCGCCGACTGGTTCGCACCCGGAGCCGGCCGCGTGATGCGCGGCGGCTCCTACCTCTGCCACGACTCGTACTGCAACCGCTACCGCGTCGCGGCCCGCAGCTCCAACACGCCCGACAGCTCCACCGGCAACATCGGCTTCCGAGTGGCCGCGGACAGCGGCGCGGCCGCCGGCACGATACGGCCGTCCTGA
- a CDS encoding sulfatase family protein — translation MSDNSRPRVSRRGFLAGTAAAAAAAAVPAIAQVAAASPAAAATRPNILLIVTDDQPKHTEWALPKTTAWLADQGVKFTNGHVTTPLCSPSRSSVLTGRYAHHHGVRNNKASYQLDQSTTLPRYLKQAGYRTGLFGKWLNSWTLSDNPPHFEDFALLQPGYVDAQWNVNGTVQTINGYTTNIIKNRTLSFLDKAAADSRPWFAYVTPYASHGPRTPEAKYAGTAVPDWDGRPSVPENDRSDKPAYIRNATGTLADGQQIRAEQLRTLRTVDDTVQAFKNKLQALGQLDNTLVIYIADNGFTWADHGWTKKSVPYRPAHEVPCYLSWPAGGLSSGTTDNRITANIDIAPTVLDAAGITPTHSVDGRSLLSSYSRDHLLVEWWQQGTNAGGPPTWASYVGQNKQYTEYYDLTTDGNGTVSGTGQVKFREYYDLAGDPYQLTNKLYQATPAEEQNLGIPALAAQLAADRAA, via the coding sequence ATGAGCGACAACAGCAGACCCCGGGTGAGCCGCCGCGGATTCCTCGCCGGCACGGCGGCCGCCGCGGCCGCCGCGGCGGTTCCCGCGATCGCCCAGGTGGCGGCCGCCAGTCCCGCCGCTGCCGCGACCCGTCCCAACATCCTGCTCATCGTCACGGACGACCAGCCCAAGCACACCGAATGGGCACTGCCGAAGACCACGGCCTGGCTGGCCGACCAGGGCGTCAAGTTCACCAACGGGCACGTCACCACCCCGCTCTGCTCGCCCTCCCGTTCGTCGGTCCTCACCGGCCGCTACGCCCACCACCACGGCGTCCGCAACAACAAGGCCTCGTACCAGCTCGACCAGAGCACCACCCTGCCCCGGTACCTGAAGCAGGCCGGCTACCGCACGGGCCTGTTCGGCAAGTGGCTCAACTCCTGGACCCTGTCGGACAACCCGCCGCACTTCGAGGACTTCGCCCTCCTCCAGCCCGGCTACGTGGACGCGCAGTGGAACGTCAACGGCACGGTCCAGACGATCAACGGCTACACCACCAACATCATCAAGAACCGCACACTGAGCTTCCTCGACAAGGCGGCGGCCGACTCCCGGCCCTGGTTCGCGTACGTCACCCCGTACGCCTCCCACGGTCCGCGCACCCCCGAGGCGAAGTACGCCGGCACGGCCGTCCCGGACTGGGACGGCCGACCCTCCGTCCCGGAGAACGACCGCAGCGACAAACCGGCCTACATCCGGAACGCGACCGGGACCCTGGCCGACGGGCAGCAGATCCGAGCGGAACAGCTGCGCACCCTGCGCACCGTCGACGACACGGTCCAGGCGTTCAAGAACAAGCTCCAGGCGCTCGGACAGCTCGACAACACCCTGGTCATCTACATCGCCGACAACGGCTTCACCTGGGCCGACCACGGATGGACCAAGAAGTCGGTCCCCTACCGCCCGGCGCACGAGGTGCCGTGCTACCTCTCCTGGCCGGCGGGCGGCCTGAGCTCGGGGACCACCGACAACCGCATCACCGCGAACATCGACATCGCCCCCACGGTCCTCGACGCGGCCGGCATCACGCCCACCCACTCGGTGGACGGCAGGTCCCTGCTCTCCTCGTACAGCCGCGACCACCTGCTCGTCGAGTGGTGGCAGCAGGGCACGAACGCGGGCGGCCCGCCCACCTGGGCGTCGTACGTAGGCCAGAACAAGCAGTACACGGAGTACTACGACCTCACCACCGACGGCAACGGCACCGTGTCCGGGACGGGGCAGGTGAAGTTCCGCGAGTACTACGACCTGGCGGGCGACCCCTACCAGCTGACGAACAAGCTGTACCAGGCCACCCCGGCGGAAGAGCAGAACCTGGGCATCCCCGCCCTGGCAGCACAACTCGCGGCTGACCGCGCCGCGTAG
- a CDS encoding putative leader peptide: MAAGSPLTARRHVDLGRLASALCPIAWARR; the protein is encoded by the coding sequence ATGGCAGCTGGAAGCCCTCTCACTGCACGCCGCCACGTCGATCTGGGCAGGCTGGCGAGCGCTCTGTGTCCGATCGCCTGGGCGCGACGGTAA
- a CDS encoding ABC transporter permease — protein MASTDTKAKTDDLAGLEAGLDALDAVQTHRTPVRELLVKKVLPPFLAVGLVLLVWQILVAAKVTEETKLPALSAVWNSLSGMWLKGTLLDIIWTSVSRGLLGFLLALAIGTPLGLLVARVKFVRAAIGPILQGLQSLPSVAWVPPAVLWFGLNDAMMYTVILLGAVPSIANGLVSGIDQIPPLYLRAGRTLGATGLSGARHVVMPAALPGYLAGLKQGWAFSWRSLMAAEIIASSPDLGLGLGQLLENGRNNIDLPGVFLAIILILVVGIAIDLLIFSPVERWVLRSRGLLVKS, from the coding sequence ATGGCCAGCACTGACACGAAGGCGAAGACGGACGACCTGGCGGGCCTGGAGGCCGGCCTCGACGCCCTGGACGCGGTCCAGACCCACCGCACCCCCGTCCGCGAACTCCTCGTCAAGAAGGTCCTGCCGCCGTTCCTGGCCGTCGGCCTCGTCCTGCTGGTCTGGCAGATCCTCGTCGCGGCCAAGGTCACCGAGGAGACCAAACTCCCCGCCCTGTCCGCCGTATGGAACAGCCTGTCCGGCATGTGGCTCAAGGGCACGCTCCTGGACATCATCTGGACCAGCGTCTCCCGCGGCCTGCTCGGCTTCCTCCTCGCCCTGGCCATCGGCACCCCGCTCGGCCTCCTCGTCGCCCGGGTGAAGTTCGTCCGCGCCGCGATCGGCCCGATCCTGCAGGGCCTGCAGTCCCTGCCCTCAGTCGCCTGGGTGCCACCGGCGGTACTCTGGTTCGGCCTCAACGACGCCATGATGTACACGGTGATCCTGCTGGGCGCCGTCCCGTCCATCGCCAACGGCCTCGTCTCCGGCATCGACCAGATCCCGCCCCTCTACCTGCGGGCCGGCCGCACCCTGGGCGCCACCGGGCTGAGCGGTGCCCGGCACGTGGTCATGCCGGCCGCACTGCCCGGCTACCTGGCCGGCCTCAAGCAGGGCTGGGCCTTCTCCTGGCGCTCCCTCATGGCCGCCGAGATCATCGCCAGCTCCCCCGACCTCGGCCTGGGCCTGGGCCAGCTGCTGGAGAACGGCCGCAACAACATCGACCTGCCCGGCGTCTTCCTCGCGATCATCCTCATCCTCGTCGTCGGCATCGCCATCGACCTCCTGATCTTCAGCCCGGTCGAGCGCTGGGTGCTGCGCAGCCGCGGCCTGCTGGTCAAGAGCTGA
- a CDS encoding ABC transporter ATP-binding protein has product MATTLAKAAEGIAAEHTHAARIEHVSKSFSGPAGSQLVLDDISLDVAPGEFVTILGASGCGKSTLLNLVAGLDKPSAGTIETPGGRPALMFQEHALFPWLTAGKNIELALRLRGLPKTDRKPEAERLLELVRLGGAYGKRVHELSGGMRQRVALARALAQDSQLLLMDEPFAALDAITRDVLHGELTRIWAETSLSVLFVTHNVREAVRLAQRVVLLSSRPGRVAKEWTVDIAQPRRIEDADVAELSLEITEHLRGEIRRHGQH; this is encoded by the coding sequence ATGGCCACCACGCTCGCCAAGGCTGCCGAGGGCATCGCAGCGGAGCACACGCACGCCGCGCGCATCGAGCACGTCTCGAAGTCCTTCTCCGGCCCGGCCGGATCGCAGCTCGTCCTGGACGACATCAGCCTCGATGTCGCTCCCGGCGAGTTCGTCACCATCCTGGGAGCCTCCGGATGCGGCAAGTCCACCCTGCTGAACCTGGTCGCCGGTCTCGACAAGCCCAGCGCGGGCACCATCGAAACCCCCGGCGGCCGTCCCGCCCTGATGTTCCAGGAGCACGCCCTGTTCCCGTGGCTGACCGCGGGCAAGAACATCGAACTCGCCCTGCGCCTGCGCGGGCTGCCCAAGACCGACCGCAAGCCCGAAGCCGAACGCCTCCTGGAGCTGGTCCGCCTCGGCGGCGCCTACGGCAAGCGCGTCCACGAACTGTCCGGCGGCATGCGCCAGCGCGTCGCCCTGGCCCGCGCACTCGCCCAGGACAGCCAGCTCCTGCTGATGGACGAGCCGTTCGCCGCGCTCGACGCCATCACCCGGGACGTACTGCACGGCGAACTCACCCGCATCTGGGCCGAGACCTCGCTGTCCGTCCTGTTCGTCACCCACAACGTCCGCGAGGCCGTGCGCCTCGCCCAGCGGGTGGTCCTGCTCTCCTCGCGGCCCGGCCGGGTCGCCAAGGAATGGACCGTGGACATCGCCCAGCCGCGCCGCATCGAGGACGCGGACGTCGCGGAACTGTCCCTTGAGATCACTGAACACCTGCGTGGGGAGATCCGCCGCCATGGCCAGCACTGA
- a CDS encoding aliphatic sulfonate ABC transporter substrate-binding protein, producing MSAARPLTTLRAIAVTAALPLLLTACGYGSEAKEDDDKANAAATGGKKLSAAEVRIGYFPNLTHATALVGLQEGLIQKELGGTAIKPQSFNAGPSEIEALNGGSLDIGFIGPSPSINAYVKSRGTNLRIISGSASGGVKLVVNPDKIKTLDDLRGKKIATPQKGNTQDVAFLNWISEKGWSVDPESGKGDVSVVRTDNKVTPDAFKQGSIDGAWVPEPTASKLVSDGGSVLLDETALWPDKKFVITNVIVSQKFLKEHPDVVEAVLAGTVKTNEWINANPDKAKASANAKLQAESGKALDAKVIDPAWPSILVTDDPLATTLKTESEWAVKAKLIEQPDLAGIYDLTLLNKVLKAAGKPEVSDAGLGAK from the coding sequence GTGTCTGCCGCAAGACCGCTCACCACCCTGCGCGCCATCGCCGTCACAGCGGCGCTCCCCCTGCTGCTCACCGCCTGCGGCTACGGTTCCGAGGCGAAGGAGGACGACGACAAGGCCAACGCCGCCGCGACCGGCGGCAAGAAGCTGTCGGCTGCCGAGGTGCGTATCGGGTACTTCCCGAATCTGACGCACGCCACCGCGCTGGTCGGCCTCCAGGAGGGCCTGATCCAGAAGGAGCTGGGCGGCACCGCGATCAAGCCGCAGTCCTTCAACGCCGGTCCGTCCGAGATCGAGGCCCTCAACGGCGGCTCTCTCGACATCGGCTTCATCGGCCCCTCGCCGTCGATCAACGCCTACGTGAAGTCCAGGGGCACCAACCTGCGGATCATCTCCGGCTCCGCCTCCGGCGGCGTCAAGCTGGTCGTGAACCCGGACAAGATCAAGACCCTGGACGACCTCAGGGGCAAGAAGATCGCCACCCCGCAGAAGGGGAACACCCAGGACGTCGCGTTCCTCAACTGGATCTCCGAGAAGGGCTGGTCGGTCGACCCGGAGTCCGGCAAGGGTGACGTCTCCGTCGTCCGCACGGACAACAAGGTCACCCCGGACGCCTTCAAGCAGGGCTCGATCGACGGCGCCTGGGTGCCCGAGCCCACGGCCTCCAAGCTCGTCTCCGACGGCGGCTCCGTACTCCTCGACGAGACCGCCCTGTGGCCCGACAAGAAGTTCGTGATCACGAACGTCATCGTGTCGCAGAAGTTCCTCAAGGAGCACCCGGACGTCGTCGAGGCCGTCCTGGCGGGCACGGTGAAGACCAACGAGTGGATCAACGCGAACCCGGACAAGGCGAAGGCCTCCGCCAACGCGAAGCTGCAGGCGGAGAGCGGCAAGGCACTCGACGCCAAGGTCATCGACCCGGCGTGGCCGTCCATCCTGGTCACCGACGACCCGCTGGCGACGACGCTGAAGACCGAGTCCGAGTGGGCCGTCAAGGCCAAGCTCATCGAGCAGCCCGACCTGGCCGGGATCTACGACCTGACGCTGCTGAACAAGGTCCTCAAGGCCGCCGGCAAGCCCGAGGTCTCCGACGCCGGTCTCGGCGCCAAGTAA
- a CDS encoding putative leader peptide, giving the protein MSHRPPCPLAYRRWPIPPGPGPIPDPPPHLHRLASRDLGVHHAATPLGRVPASAKMPTNQVGKLGIREVAVRTLHHAGRMLPLTSRRHIDLVRTSSAICQPC; this is encoded by the coding sequence ATGTCGCATCGTCCGCCCTGCCCTCTGGCGTATCGGCGCTGGCCGATACCCCCGGGGCCTGGTCCAATCCCTGACCCCCCGCCCCACCTGCACCGTCTCGCATCGCGAGATCTAGGCGTCCACCATGCGGCCACCCCCTTGGGGCGGGTGCCCGCCTCTGCCAAGATGCCTACCAACCAGGTGGGAAAACTAGGAATCAGGGAGGTGGCCGTGCGAACACTGCACCACGCAGGCCGGATGCTGCCTCTGACCTCCCGCCGACACATTGACCTGGTCCGTACGTCCAGCGCCATCTGTCAGCCCTGTTGA
- a CDS encoding RrF2 family transcriptional regulator, whose protein sequence is MRISARADYAVRAALQLAASQGDGPVKAEAIADAQDIPHKFLEGILNDMRRGGLVLSQRGGNGGYRLAKPAQSISIADVIRIVDGPLVSVRGVRPPDLSYTGPAESLLPLWIALRANVREILDGVSLADVASSALPSGVSALADTPGAWSNP, encoded by the coding sequence ATGCGGATCTCAGCCAGGGCGGACTATGCGGTACGTGCCGCGCTGCAGCTTGCCGCGTCACAGGGTGACGGGCCAGTGAAGGCCGAAGCCATCGCCGACGCCCAGGACATCCCGCACAAGTTCCTCGAGGGCATCCTGAACGACATGCGCCGAGGCGGTCTCGTGCTCAGCCAGCGCGGCGGCAACGGCGGCTACCGGCTGGCCAAGCCCGCCCAGTCCATCAGCATCGCGGATGTCATCCGCATCGTGGACGGACCGCTCGTCTCGGTGCGCGGGGTCCGCCCACCGGACCTGTCCTACACCGGCCCCGCCGAGTCGCTGCTCCCCCTGTGGATCGCACTGCGGGCCAACGTGCGCGAGATCCTCGACGGCGTGTCACTGGCCGATGTCGCATCGTCCGCCCTGCCCTCTGGCGTATCGGCGCTGGCCGATACCCCCGGGGCCTGGTCCAATCCCTGA
- a CDS encoding acyl-CoA dehydrogenase, protein MRTTPGPAGLRSADERRRALLRTARDVADDLAADAIVRDQAGRPPTDEAARLREAGLPAALTPPGPGRGADWRTGCAVIREIAAADSSVGDVLARHYVHAWSGRFYASHEHATALEEESVRERWLWTGAVRTPAPNGDTEGPDLTLRPRVTGYLLNGRRSVDTAVAAADQIVVDAVCAATGDVLVVRIPSGAQGVTVEPAHDRLGQRVAGAGEVVLDRVTVTPGQVLGRRPHDEESTAPFTALAEPTLRLALCHVGLGIAEGALTEARDLSRGGRAHRLPGEDPDLFLTYGELASAAQTATAVVDRATEVMAQALAAGAQLDAEVPAGVAALVATAEAVTSKATLHITARVLELADAPGLDRFWRNARVLTAHRPVAHRLRSIGEHYLNGSHRAVTAAFH, encoded by the coding sequence ATGCGGACGACACCCGGCCCCGCCGGCCTCCGGTCCGCCGACGAGCGGCGCCGCGCGCTCCTGCGTACCGCCCGTGACGTGGCGGACGACCTCGCCGCGGACGCCATCGTCCGCGATCAGGCGGGCAGGCCGCCGACCGACGAGGCGGCCCGGCTGCGCGAGGCCGGCCTGCCGGCGGCCCTCACCCCGCCCGGGCCGGGCCGCGGGGCGGACTGGCGTACCGGATGCGCCGTCATACGGGAGATCGCCGCAGCGGACAGCTCTGTCGGCGACGTACTCGCCCGCCACTACGTACACGCTTGGAGCGGACGCTTCTACGCGAGTCACGAGCACGCGACCGCCCTCGAAGAGGAGTCGGTGCGCGAGCGGTGGCTGTGGACCGGGGCGGTCCGCACTCCCGCGCCCAACGGCGACACCGAGGGACCGGACCTCACACTGAGGCCGCGCGTCACCGGCTACCTGTTGAACGGGCGCCGGTCCGTGGACACGGCGGTGGCCGCGGCCGACCAGATCGTGGTGGACGCCGTCTGCGCCGCGACCGGTGACGTCCTGGTCGTACGGATCCCATCCGGCGCACAGGGCGTGACCGTCGAACCCGCCCACGACCGCCTCGGGCAGCGGGTCGCCGGCGCGGGCGAGGTCGTCCTGGACCGGGTCACCGTCACGCCCGGGCAGGTGCTGGGCCGCCGGCCGCACGACGAGGAGTCGACCGCGCCCTTCACCGCGCTCGCGGAGCCGACGCTCCGGCTCGCCCTGTGCCACGTCGGCCTCGGCATCGCCGAGGGCGCTCTCACCGAAGCGCGCGACCTCAGCAGGGGCGGCCGCGCACACCGGCTGCCCGGCGAGGACCCGGACCTCTTCCTGACGTACGGGGAACTCGCCTCTGCCGCTCAGACGGCCACCGCCGTGGTCGACCGGGCGACGGAGGTGATGGCGCAGGCCCTCGCCGCGGGTGCGCAGCTCGATGCCGAGGTACCCGCGGGCGTCGCCGCCCTGGTCGCCACCGCCGAGGCCGTGACGTCGAAGGCCACCCTGCACATCACCGCCCGGGTGCTGGAACTCGCCGACGCCCCCGGCCTGGACCGGTTCTGGCGCAACGCCCGGGTCCTGACAGCCCATCGCCCGGTCGCGCACCGCCTGCGCTCCATCGGCGAGCACTATCTCAACGGCTCCCACCGCGCGGTGACGGCAGCCTTCCATTGA